The window GACTTTATTTTTAAATCATATAAAAGCATTAAATGAGGAGCCCAACTACAGCAGGTATAGATTTTTACAAATAGTCCACTGTTATAAAAGGTTCTATTATGATCAAACACTACCCTTAAAAGAGATTGTTAGCCTAAAGTCGTTAATGACTGTGCAAGAACGTTATTTGTATGGCACATCAATGGCTACATTATTCACCCTACTTCGTATTGTTCCTATCAACTTAGCTAAAAAAATAATTACATTACTTCGTCAATTAATTGGTCAGCATTCCATTAAAGATCGTTTAGATTCGAAGATAAGGTTTGAGAATCTAATCGGTGTTTACAACCATTTAAGCTATCAGCAAGATCTTGACGCCTGCCAAGATGAGTGAGAAAAATAGAAATGAGGTTTCTGAGTTGCCTAACCCTCTAATTAGTATCGTAATCCCTACTCGTGATCGAGAAGATACGCTTTTTTATACCTTAACTACTGCACTAGCACAAAAAAGCAATAATTATGAAGTAGTTGTGAGTGATAACAATAGTGATATTAAAACTAAGAATGTGGTGGATTTGTTTCCTGATAATCGCATACAGTACTTTAATACTGGAAAGCGCCTGTCCATGTGTGATAACTATGAATTTGCTCTTTCGAAATGTCGCGGTGAGTATGTGATCATCATAGGAGATGATGATGCAGTTATTCCAGGTAGGCTTGATGATTTAATTAATGTATTAGAGAAATTAGATCAGCCAATGATTCACATGTGGCCGTTGCATATCTATGATTGGCCTGTAAATAATGCGCTCGCCCGAGTAGCGTACTTAGCGCCGATTGTGAAATCAACCAAATTAAATTTGAAAGAAAAAGCGCAATTTGTCATTTCAGCGGGGGGTTGGAAGTATTATGAGCTTCCATCCCCATACCATAGCGCGATTCCAGTAACAATCTTAGATTGAACTGACTTGATTTTTAGTACCACTCCAGAAGAGAGGATTTTTGATAATCTTCACCTTAAAGGAGTGCTAAATATGGCAAAAGGCCAACGTCTTAAACCCGAGCAAATCGTCACCTTATTGCGTCAAATCGATGTCCTGACAACGAACGGCAAAACCCTAGCCCAGGCCTGTAAAGAAGTGGGAACGGTAGAGCAAAGCTACTATCGTTGGCGCAAGATTTATGGCGGCATGAAGGTCGATCAAGCTCGTAAGTACAAAGATCTAGAACTGGAAAATACCCGACTCAAGAAGCTCGTAGCGGACTTATCGCTACGAGAAGTCATGCTTAAGGAAGTCATTAAGGGAAACTTCTAAGCCCTACTAGGCGTAAAAATGCAGCGCAGCTGCTCATGGACCAGCATTCTATCTCTGAGCGGACTGCCTGCAGTTTAGTGGGGCTATCTAGAGCAGCGTATCGCTATATGCCATTGCCTAGAGATGACGAAGAGCCCCTTAGAGCCGAAGTCATCCGCATGGCCAGCACCTATGGCCGTTACGGTTATAGATTTATTGCGGGCATGATGCGTAACGCTGGTTGGGGGCAAGCGACTACCGCCAAGGTTGCTCGCATCTGGCGGCAAGAAGGCCTAAAGATCCCACAAAAGCAACCTCCTAGAGGCAGACTCTGGTTTAACGATGGCAGCTGTATGAGGTTGCGAGCTACTCATACCAATCATGTTTGGAGTTATGACTTTGTCTTTATCAGGGACGCTTATGGTGGCAAGATCCGGATGCTGACCATGATTGATGAGTTCAGTAGAAAGTGTTTAACGATCCACTGCGCTAGACGAATTGGCTCAATCCAAGTGATTGAACAACTGGCCAACGCCATGATTACTCACGGCATCCCCGAGCACATCCGAAGTGATAATGGCCCAGAATTTATTGCTAAAGAGCTGCGTAGTTGGTTATCTGGCATTGGAGTAAAGACAGCCTACATTGAACCGGGCAGCCCTTGGGAGAATGGCTTTTGTGAAAGCTTTAACGGCACCTTTAGAGACAATCTTTTGGATGGGGAGATCTTCTATAGCTTAAAAGAAGCCCAGATCATCGTGGGGGAGTGGGTTAAGCATTACAACCATGTCAGGCCGCATAGCGCTTTAGGTTACAGACCACCAGCACCCCAAACCCAAGTACCCCAAATAATACAAAATCAACCCATGTTGCTGCAATGATTTACTATAGAAAAACTCTCTTTGGTAGTGGACCTAAATTGACAGCAGTTCACAAAGAGATGCAATCGATGTCTCGCCACCGGCTCATGAGGCTGAATAAAGAGGGCCCTTTAAAGAGGGCGGATACGGGCGGCATCAAATAAAAAGCCGTTTTTTACAAAACAGACTGATTCTCAACTGGGCCGTATATCAATCTCTAAAGGGATCTGTTTTAGAGCTTGAGTAGGGTAGTGATCGGTGCGCTAATGCCATGTCTCAGACCTCAAATTTTATGTAATGGCTTCCTTGACATTGTAATTGTACGCATTACAATAATAAAAAAGGAAAAGCATGATCGTATCGTTTCGTCATAAAGGGCTGGAGAGCTTCTTTATTAAGGGAAGCTATAAAGCTATTCCAGCGCAGTTCGCTGCCAGAATCGAGCGAATGTTGGATCGTTTAGACGCTGCGATCATGCCGGAAGATATGGATTTACCAGGATTTAAGTTTCATCAGTTAAAAGGGGTTCGCAAAGGCGTTTACTCAATCGTCGTATCGGGAAACTGGCGTATCACTTTTAAATTTGATGGCGATAATATGATTGAAGTTGATTTGGAGGATTATCACTAATGACTAAAGCGATGAGAAGTTTAAGAAACCCAAACCGCAAGCCAACCCATCCAGGTGCTCTGTTGCGCGAGGATGTTTTGCCTGATCTAGGAATTACTCAAGCTGCCTTTGCAAATTACTTAGGCGTGAGTCGTTTAAGCGTTTCGGAGATCCTTCATGAAAAAAGAGGTGTCAGCGCTGAGATGGCCGTCAGAATTTCTAGGGTGATTGGTGGAACGCCAGAGAGTTGGCTGCATATGCAAGAAGCTGTTGATTTGTGGGAGGTGCAACAGAGATTTAAAAGTAATCCTGCAATTGCTCCATTGGTAGCGAAACCCTTGTTGGCTGCTGCATAAGAAAAAAGCAATGCAATGGATTATTGATTTAACCAAATTAAATTATGGCCCGTATTTCATCCAAATTTTTCTTTTTGGTGTGTTTGCTTATGTAGCGCGACACTATTTTCCATTATGGGTTGCTGAGCAGATTAAATTGCAAACTCAAAAAGACCATACTCAATTTTCTGAAGCTTTGAAGTGGGAATTGAAGGGTAGAGAGCAGGCAGTAAAAGTAGCGGAGTATCTTGCTCTAGCAAATACACTTAAAAACTCTTCGTCTGAAGAGGAGTATCGAAAAGCAAATCAACTTTCATGGGAGCTAGCTATGTGGCTGCCCAAAGATATCTATAAAAAGATGGTTCAAGGGGTTATAAATCGAAATGCAGATTCTAATGAATTGGCAACCGTTATTCAGGTTAGGAAATTGCTGTTGGGTGATAGCTCGGGTAATTTAACTGCAGAGGATGTGGCTGCACATGGGCCATCAATTGGTAGACAATGATTTGTGACCAAGACCAAAAACTATAGATGTCTAGGGGTGGAGCGAAATAGCTGTTTGAATTGAGCTATATTCGGGTTAATTGGTTAGTTAGGCTCCCTAACTCAATGTATCGTGACACATTTTGAGATGATTTTTTTGTAAAAAACTTTACAATAAATAAACAAAACTTTACAATAATACATAGATACTTTACAAATAACCAAAGGGTGAAATGACTCTTGCCACGACAAAACGCTCGGAGATTATTCGTCGCTTCTTGCTAAGCGGCATTAAGACTAAAAATAGTAACGTTATTTTAGACGCTACAGAAGCATTTGGGATATCCCGGCAAGCCGTGCATGCCCATTTAAGCGCATTAATAAAGCAAGGTTATTTAGTTGCCGTTGGCAATACGAAGGGACGCACCTATCAGCTGGGAGTCAATCGATCTGAGTCAGGCATATTCTCGCTAAAAGATTTACAAGAGTCCGATGTGTATTACCGTGATTTTGGGTCGATCTTTGCCGACTTACCTCGTGAATTAGAAAGTATTTGTCATTATGGTTTTACAGAAATGCTTAATAACGCCATTGACCATTCTCTAGGAGTGACGGTGGTCATTGGTGTTGAGCGAAGTGCAGAAAAAATTGCTATCACCATCATGGATGATGGAGAGGGGATCTTCAATCACATTGCTCGCTTGAAGAATTTGAGGGATCCGAGAGAGTCAATCTTGGAGCTAAGCAAAGGAAAGCTCACTACAGATCCTGATAATCATACTGGTCAGGGTATCTTTTTTACTTCCCGGGCTTTCGATGAATTTTTTATTGTGTCAGGCGATTTAGCGTTTTCACATCTCGAGGTATATGAGGATGATTTTTTACTACATAGAGAAAAAAATCAAAAGGGAACCAAGATCTATATGGAGATTTTTCTAAATACGGATCGAGTATTAAAGTCCATCTTTGATGAATATACTGGCAACGAAGATCAAGACTATGCGTTTAATAAAACAGTGGTACCAGTCAAGTTAGCGCTTTATGAGGGGGAAAGGTTAGTATCCCGTTCACAGGCAAAGCGAATACTCAATCGCG is drawn from Polynucleobacter arcticus and contains these coding sequences:
- a CDS encoding STAS-like domain-containing protein: MTLATTKRSEIIRRFLLSGIKTKNSNVILDATEAFGISRQAVHAHLSALIKQGYLVAVGNTKGRTYQLGVNRSESGIFSLKDLQESDVYYRDFGSIFADLPRELESICHYGFTEMLNNAIDHSLGVTVVIGVERSAEKIAITIMDDGEGIFNHIARLKNLRDPRESILELSKGKLTTDPDNHTGQGIFFTSRAFDEFFIVSGDLAFSHLEVYEDDFLLHREKNQKGTKIYMEIFLNTDRVLKSIFDEYTGNEDQDYAFNKTVVPVKLALYEGERLVSRSQAKRILNRVDQFETVLLNFKGVDMIGQAFADEVFRVFAKRNPQIFIDAIHQNADVEKMIKAAKAGE
- a CDS encoding HigA family addiction module antitoxin, encoding MTKAMRSLRNPNRKPTHPGALLREDVLPDLGITQAAFANYLGVSRLSVSEILHEKRGVSAEMAVRISRVIGGTPESWLHMQEAVDLWEVQQRFKSNPAIAPLVAKPLLAAA
- a CDS encoding glycosyltransferase family 2 protein, with translation MSEKNRNEVSELPNPLISIVIPTRDREDTLFYTLTTALAQKSNNYEVVVSDNNSDIKTKNVVDLFPDNRIQYFNTGKRLSMCDNYEFALSKCRGEYVIIIGDDDAVIPGRLDDLINVLEKLDQPMIHMWPLHIYDWPVNNALARVAYLAPIVKSTKLNLKEKAQFVISAGGWKYYELPSPYHSAIPVTILD
- a CDS encoding type II toxin-antitoxin system RelE/ParE family toxin is translated as MIVSFRHKGLESFFIKGSYKAIPAQFAARIERMLDRLDAAIMPEDMDLPGFKFHQLKGVRKGVYSIVVSGNWRITFKFDGDNMIEVDLEDYH
- a CDS encoding IS3 family transposase (programmed frameshift), translated to MAKGQRLKPEQIVTLLRQIDVLTTNGKTLAQACKEVGTVEQSYYRWRKIYGGMKVDQARKYKDLELENTRLKKLVADLSLREVMLKEVIKGKLLSPTRRKNAAQLLMDQHSISERTACSLVGLSRAAYRYMPLPRDDEEPLRAEVIRMASTYGRYGYRFIAGMMRNAGWGQATTAKVARIWRQEGLKIPQKQPPRGRLWFNDGSCMRLRATHTNHVWSYDFVFIRDAYGGKIRMLTMIDEFSRKCLTIHCARRIGSIQVIEQLANAMITHGIPEHIRSDNGPEFIAKELRSWLSGIGVKTAYIEPGSPWENGFCESFNGTFRDNLLDGEIFYSLKEAQIIVGEWVKHYNHVRPHSALGYRPPAPQTQVPQIIQNQPMLLQ